One window of Mixophyes fleayi isolate aMixFle1 chromosome 3, aMixFle1.hap1, whole genome shotgun sequence genomic DNA carries:
- the SOX7 gene encoding transcription factor SOX-7 — protein sequence MTALMGSYSWSEGLDCSTMDEDLSDGLSPHRSPRDKGSETRIRRPMNAFMVWAKDERKRLAVQNPDLHNAELSKMLGKSWKALSPSQKRPYVEEAERLRVQHMQDYPNYKYRPRRKKQIKRICKRVDTGFLLSGLSRDQNSVPDTRACRQTGDKEESAGYSSGATLQDIRGYRESQSNGSKHEQSYPYGLPTPPEMSPLDVIDQEQSFYSSSCSEDHHPHINVTTYPPEYTRSPILCSQLGQMPGPPMIPPPVPNCPPAYFSSSYHPMHHPYHGHAHLGQLSPPPDQPHYESIEHISQAELLEEMDRNEFDQYLNTSIPESSEITINGHIQVSQSIDLHPPETSLISVLADATATYYNSYSVS from the exons ATGACTGCACTGATGGGATCTTACTCCTGGTCAGAAGGCTTGGACTGTTCCACCATGGATGAAGACCTCTCTGATGGACTGTCCCCCCATAGGTCCCCCCGGGATAAAGGTTCAGAGACCCGCATCAGGAGACCAATGAATGCCTTTATGGTTTGGGCAAAGGACGAGAGGAAGAGACTGGCAGTGCAGAATCCCGATCTTCACAATGCAGAGCTCAGCAAGATGCTGG GAAAATCCTGGAAGGCTCTGTCCCCATCCCAAAAGAGGCCCTATGTGGAAGAGGCCGAGAGGCTGAGAGTCCAACACATGCAGGATTATCCCAACTACAAGTACAGACCGAGGAGGAAGAAGCAGATCAAGAGGATCTGCAAGAGGGTGGACACTGGCTTTCTGCTCAGTGGCCTCTCCAGGGACCAGAACTCGGTGCCAGATACCAGGGCTTGCAGACAAACGGGAGATAAAGAGGAGAGTGCTGGGTATTCGTCTGGGGCAACTCTGCAGGACATCAGAGGCTACAGGGAGTCTCAGAGCAATGGGAGCAAACATGAACAGTCCTACCCTTATGGGCTCCCCACTCCGCCAGAGATGTCCCCTTTGGATGTTATTGACCAAGAGCAGAGTTTTTATTCCTCCTCATGTTCAGAAGACCATCACCCTCACATCAATGTGACCACATACCCCCCTGAATATACCAGAAGCCCCATCCTCTGCAGTCAGCTGGGCCAGATGCCTGGACCACCAATGATACCACCACCTGTACCAAATTGCCCACCAGCCTACTTCAGCTCCAGTTATCACCCCATGCACCACCCCTATCACGGCCATGCCCACCTTGGCCAGCTGTCACCCCCACCCGACCAGCCACACTATGAAAGCATTGAGCACATCAGTCAAGCAGAACTCCTTGAGGAAATGGACAGGAATGAGTTCGACCAATACTTAAATACCTCCATACCGGAGTCCAGTGAAATAACAATAAATGGACATATCCAAGTGTCACAGTCTATAGACCTTCACCCCCCAGAGACCAGCCTAATTTCTGTCCTTGCCGATGCTACTGCGACATATTACAACAGCTATAGCGTCTCCTAG